One Streptomyces sp. NBC_01217 genomic region harbors:
- a CDS encoding DoxX family protein produces the protein MQTIWLGGAEWLAVLRIGLGLWWLESWRHKDKKGWFERGTGIAWAADVAGKHRWTAVRTGFQRIVAPRPKAMAYLVVYAELALGLGLIAGFLTPVALVAGLLLNLLYLVLMIHDWAEQGQNAMMALISLVALFAMSWQAWSLDGAIGLFP, from the coding sequence ATGCAGACGATCTGGCTCGGCGGCGCCGAGTGGCTCGCCGTCCTCCGGATAGGCCTCGGCCTGTGGTGGCTGGAGAGTTGGCGGCACAAGGACAAGAAGGGCTGGTTCGAGCGCGGTACGGGCATCGCCTGGGCCGCGGACGTGGCGGGCAAGCACCGGTGGACGGCCGTACGCACCGGATTCCAGCGGATCGTCGCCCCGCGCCCCAAGGCCATGGCCTACCTCGTCGTGTACGCCGAACTCGCCCTGGGCCTCGGCCTGATCGCCGGATTCCTCACCCCCGTCGCCCTCGTCGCCGGACTCCTCCTCAACCTCCTCTACCTCGTGCTGATGATCCACGACTGGGCCGAGCAGGGGCAGAACGCGATGATGGCGCTCATCTCGCTCGTGGCGCTGTTCGCGATGTCCTGGCAGGCCTGGTCCCTCGACGGCGCGATCGGACTCTTCCCGTGA
- a CDS encoding FG-GAP and VCBS repeat-containing protein: MSSRRFNLAAAAVVAAVIAVTGAAPAVSYAENAPVGALAADAAASVRADFDGDGYTDVAVAAPGGTVNGRSGAGYFAVVYGMAEGPNGVKHQVISQNRYGVPGTAETGDHFGSHLTAADLDGDGFTDLVVATPGEDIGSARDVGRQTVLWGSVGGLIIATDIGQGGARTRAGDFDGDGHLDLATAYQMRYGPFSRTGGPARTGPLVGLDVRIHAMEAGDVDGDGTTDLVVSSGSWDSDDGGAIPPPHLQLLKGTEDGLVAGPFIAYPDTVSADSIALGDIDGDGRQDVVFGRSTAAGGGLVGVVRGTAAGLAPRAALIGQNTTGVPGTGENGDRFGTDVSVGDVTGDGYADVVTGIPGEDHADRTDAGTFAVLRGSATGLAGTRVQVLSQNTAGVPGTAENGDRFGSRTAVVGGYVAVSAPQENSGTGSMWVFPGAASGVTATGSVSFGPGTLAAPAPGAHFGSAFHR, translated from the coding sequence TTGTCCTCACGGAGATTCAACCTGGCCGCCGCCGCTGTCGTCGCCGCCGTCATCGCCGTGACGGGGGCGGCCCCTGCGGTGTCCTACGCCGAAAACGCCCCGGTGGGCGCCCTCGCCGCCGACGCCGCGGCGTCCGTGCGGGCCGACTTCGACGGTGACGGATACACCGACGTGGCGGTCGCCGCACCGGGCGGCACGGTCAACGGCAGGTCCGGCGCCGGGTACTTCGCCGTCGTCTACGGCATGGCCGAGGGCCCCAACGGCGTCAAGCACCAGGTGATCAGCCAGAACCGCTACGGAGTCCCCGGTACGGCGGAGACGGGTGACCACTTCGGCAGCCACCTCACGGCGGCCGACCTGGACGGCGACGGTTTCACCGACCTGGTTGTCGCAACCCCGGGCGAGGACATCGGCAGCGCGCGTGACGTCGGGCGGCAAACCGTCCTGTGGGGAAGCGTGGGCGGGCTCATCATCGCCACCGACATCGGCCAGGGCGGGGCGCGGACCCGGGCCGGCGACTTCGACGGGGACGGACACCTGGACCTGGCGACGGCCTATCAGATGCGGTACGGGCCCTTCAGCCGTACCGGTGGCCCGGCCCGCACCGGACCCCTCGTCGGCCTGGACGTCCGCATCCACGCGATGGAAGCGGGCGATGTGGACGGCGACGGCACAACCGACCTGGTGGTCAGCAGCGGTTCGTGGGACTCGGACGATGGAGGAGCGATCCCGCCGCCCCATCTGCAACTACTGAAGGGCACCGAGGACGGCCTGGTGGCAGGGCCGTTCATCGCCTACCCGGACACCGTGTCCGCGGACAGCATCGCCCTCGGCGACATCGACGGCGATGGCCGTCAGGATGTCGTCTTCGGCCGCAGCACGGCGGCGGGCGGCGGTCTCGTGGGCGTGGTCCGGGGCACGGCGGCCGGGCTCGCGCCCCGGGCCGCGCTGATCGGCCAGAACACCACCGGCGTCCCCGGGACGGGGGAGAACGGCGACCGCTTCGGCACCGACGTCTCCGTCGGCGACGTCACCGGCGACGGTTACGCCGACGTCGTCACCGGCATCCCTGGCGAGGACCACGCCGACCGGACCGACGCCGGCACCTTCGCCGTCCTCAGGGGGAGCGCGACGGGTCTGGCCGGCACCAGGGTCCAGGTCCTCAGCCAGAACACGGCAGGAGTGCCCGGTACGGCAGAGAACGGCGACCGGTTCGGCAGCCGCACCGCCGTCGTCGGCGGGTACGTCGCCGTTTCGGCACCGCAGGAGAACAGCGGCACCGGGTCCATGTGGGTCTTCCCCGGCGCCGCCTCCGGAGTCACCGCGACCGGGTCGGTGAGCTTCGGACCGGGCACACTCGCCGCCCCCGCACCCGGCGCCCACTTCGGCTCCGCCTTCCACCGCTGA
- a CDS encoding type II toxin-antitoxin system Phd/YefM family antitoxin: MRTITQREFRNKSAEVMDAVEAGEIFHITRNGIEVAELRPLTRKRQLSAEELVARHRRLPRVDHTLMRQEADEFFGTQDRLGDDDPWERNRD; the protein is encoded by the coding sequence ATGAGGACCATCACGCAGCGGGAATTCCGTAATAAATCCGCTGAAGTCATGGACGCGGTGGAGGCGGGCGAGATCTTCCACATCACCCGCAACGGCATAGAGGTCGCAGAACTGCGGCCGCTCACCCGGAAGCGGCAGCTGAGCGCGGAGGAGTTGGTCGCCCGTCACCGGCGGCTGCCACGCGTGGATCACACGCTGATGCGTCAAGAGGCGGACGAGTTCTTCGGTACGCAGGACCGTCTCGGGGACGACGACCCCTGGGAGCGCAACCGTGACTGA
- the pspAB gene encoding PspA-associated protein PspAB yields MGLLDTILGRSKPVRPDLDQLFAVPSAALTLQAGAGFAPTGLGSVCFAGVEGGTFARIQEDVRELLDADSDRGGIPVEFSQDTYGYTWLLTHRPTEDTAALVNDLHAVNTLLQDGGFGPQLLCSLIGFRNARDRPLALVYLYKRGTFYPFAPVPGGAEKRDNELELQVRAVLGDDLRVEKDLARWFPVWGAPGL; encoded by the coding sequence GTGGGTCTTCTCGACACCATCCTGGGCCGCAGCAAGCCGGTCCGCCCCGACCTCGACCAGCTCTTCGCCGTGCCCTCCGCAGCCCTCACCCTCCAGGCGGGCGCCGGGTTCGCGCCCACCGGCCTCGGCTCCGTCTGCTTCGCGGGCGTCGAGGGCGGCACCTTCGCCCGTATCCAGGAAGACGTACGCGAACTGCTCGACGCCGACAGCGACCGGGGCGGCATCCCGGTGGAGTTCAGCCAGGACACGTACGGCTACACCTGGCTGCTCACCCACCGGCCGACCGAGGACACGGCCGCCCTGGTCAACGACCTGCACGCGGTCAACACCCTGCTCCAGGACGGCGGCTTCGGCCCGCAACTGCTCTGCTCCCTGATCGGCTTCAGGAACGCACGGGACCGCCCGCTGGCGCTGGTCTACCTCTACAAGCGCGGCACGTTCTATCCGTTCGCTCCGGTGCCGGGCGGCGCCGAGAAGCGCGACAACGAGCTGGAGCTGCAGGTCCGGGCAGTACTCGGGGACGATCTCCGCGTGGAGAAGGACCTGGCACGGTGGTTCCCGGTGTGGGGGGCGCCGGGGTTGTGA
- a CDS encoding pyridoxine/pyridoxamine 5'-phosphate oxidase, producing the protein MTDAPTSAQRTFRNLLHAQRVWDIDLPAFDPAAAPRTPLPLFHTWFAEAVAAGQAEPHTMTLATVDAEGNPDLRTLMLHDADERGWHFATHATSAKGRQLAAHPHAALGFYWPAQGRQVRVRGPVTLCTPAESRADLHVRSTGALASALVGRQSEVLGSYEELNRASDAAWKRAQADPDAEVASWTRYVVEPREVEFFQGDARRRHVRLRYRRRDGAGWTSKLLWP; encoded by the coding sequence ATGACGGATGCACCGACCTCTGCCCAGCGCACCTTCAGGAACCTCCTTCACGCCCAGCGCGTATGGGACATCGATCTGCCCGCGTTCGATCCGGCCGCCGCGCCGCGCACCCCGCTCCCCCTCTTCCACACCTGGTTCGCCGAGGCGGTGGCCGCCGGGCAGGCCGAGCCGCACACCATGACGCTGGCCACCGTCGACGCCGAGGGGAACCCGGACCTGCGGACGCTGATGCTGCACGACGCGGACGAGCGCGGCTGGCACTTCGCCACGCACGCCACCAGCGCGAAGGGCCGCCAGCTCGCCGCCCACCCGCACGCCGCGCTCGGCTTCTACTGGCCGGCGCAGGGACGGCAGGTGCGGGTACGAGGTCCGGTCACCCTCTGCACCCCCGCCGAGAGCCGGGCCGATCTGCACGTCCGCTCGACCGGGGCGCTGGCATCGGCGCTGGTGGGACGGCAGAGCGAGGTGCTCGGCTCGTACGAGGAACTGAACCGCGCTTCGGACGCCGCCTGGAAGCGGGCACAGGCGGATCCGGACGCGGAGGTCGCGAGCTGGACGCGGTACGTGGTCGAGCCGCGGGAGGTCGAGTTCTTCCAGGGCGACGCGAGGCGCCGACACGTACGGCTGCGCTACCGCCGCCGGGACGGAGCGGGCTGGACGAGCAAACTGCTCTGGCCGTAG
- the htpX gene encoding zinc metalloprotease HtpX, translated as MSRTRSRYAADRGLTTRMVTTMFLIGLLYVVLVGVLLAVLRGAWPIILIFTGGLFIAQFWFSDRIAAFSMGAREVTPEQAPELHGTVDRICALADMPKPRVAIAQSDVPNAFATGRSEKTALVCATTGLLRRLEPEELEGVLAHEMSHVAHRDVAVMTIASFLGVLAGIITRVALWGGLSRNSRSNDPVGIAIMLIPLVSAIVYALSFLLTRLLSRYRELSADRTAALLTGRPSALASALTKVSGQMARIPTEDLRKAEPYNAFYFVPAFSSKESLSRLLSSHPTLEQRLDQLARISADLARP; from the coding sequence ATGAGCCGAACCCGTTCCCGTTACGCCGCCGACCGCGGGCTGACCACGCGCATGGTGACCACCATGTTCCTGATCGGTCTGCTGTACGTGGTCCTGGTCGGCGTGCTGCTCGCCGTGCTGCGCGGCGCCTGGCCGATCATTCTGATCTTCACCGGCGGACTGTTCATCGCCCAGTTCTGGTTCAGCGACCGCATCGCCGCATTCAGCATGGGCGCCCGGGAAGTCACCCCCGAGCAGGCACCCGAACTGCACGGCACCGTCGACCGGATCTGCGCCCTGGCCGACATGCCCAAGCCCCGGGTGGCGATCGCCCAGAGCGATGTGCCGAACGCCTTCGCCACCGGCCGGAGTGAGAAGACCGCCCTCGTCTGCGCCACGACCGGTCTGCTGCGCAGACTGGAACCGGAGGAGCTGGAGGGCGTGCTCGCGCACGAGATGTCGCATGTCGCGCACCGGGACGTCGCCGTCATGACGATCGCCTCGTTCCTCGGCGTGCTCGCGGGCATCATCACCCGCGTCGCCCTGTGGGGCGGGCTCTCCCGCAACAGCCGGAGCAATGACCCGGTCGGCATCGCGATCATGCTGATCCCGCTGGTCAGCGCGATCGTGTACGCCCTGAGCTTCCTGCTCACCCGGCTGCTCTCGCGCTACCGCGAGCTCTCCGCCGACCGCACCGCCGCCCTGCTCACCGGCCGCCCCTCGGCGCTCGCCTCCGCCCTCACGAAGGTGAGCGGCCAGATGGCCCGCATCCCGACCGAGGATCTGCGCAAGGCGGAGCCGTACAACGCCTTCTACTTCGTCCCCGCGTTCTCCTCCAAGGAGAGCCTGAGCCGGCTGCTCTCCTCCCACCCGACCCTCGAACAGCGCCTGGACCAGCTGGCCCGTATCTCCGCCGACCTCGCCCGCCCGTAA
- a CDS encoding helix-turn-helix domain-containing protein codes for MDTQQISAPSRTPSSGVVHSNSRHTSRFTVVGNHLTQHRELSLTAIGLAAHIQSLPAGARIGIRFLAERFPESEARIAAALRELEAHGYLERTRERLPSGRVVTRTVSYNRPTLAAAPVATPQRRPQTRPIRRAPEPLPPAPAPQPDAEKPAVTHVPPRPSLPQPQVPDLDRHRAATDLLADLRRHEPRLLLAEGDIRRLAPAVAAWLERGAHPDAVRRTLAADLPEPLTRPAGLLAHRLTALLPPPLPTAPVREAVPRPEPLQNCGDCDRAFRAPEPGRCRDCRTDLMEAA; via the coding sequence ATGGATACCCAGCAGATTAGCGCGCCCTCGCGCACCCCGTCATCCGGTGTCGTGCACAGCAACTCCCGGCACACCAGCCGCTTCACGGTCGTGGGCAATCACCTCACCCAGCACCGCGAGCTGTCCCTCACCGCGATCGGGCTCGCCGCCCACATCCAGTCGCTGCCCGCCGGGGCGAGGATCGGCATCAGGTTCCTCGCCGAGCGCTTCCCGGAGAGCGAGGCCCGCATCGCCGCCGCCCTGCGCGAACTGGAGGCCCACGGCTACCTGGAGCGGACCCGCGAGCGCCTGCCCAGCGGCCGGGTCGTGACCCGCACGGTCTCGTACAACCGGCCCACTCTCGCTGCGGCCCCTGTCGCAACACCGCAGCGGCGGCCGCAGACGAGGCCCATCCGCCGGGCCCCCGAGCCTCTTCCCCCGGCGCCTGCGCCCCAGCCGGATGCGGAGAAACCCGCCGTCACCCACGTACCGCCACGCCCGTCGCTTCCCCAGCCGCAGGTTCCCGACCTCGACCGTCACCGCGCGGCCACCGACCTCCTCGCGGACCTGCGCCGCCACGAACCCCGGCTGCTGCTGGCCGAGGGCGACATCCGCCGGCTGGCTCCCGCCGTTGCCGCCTGGCTCGAACGGGGCGCCCACCCTGACGCCGTACGCCGCACCCTCGCCGCCGACCTGCCCGAGCCACTGACACGCCCGGCGGGCCTCCTCGCCCACCGCCTGACTGCTCTCCTGCCACCCCCGCTCCCCACCGCTCCGGTCAGGGAAGCCGTGCCGCGCCCGGAGCCGCTCCAGAACTGCGGCGACTGCGACCGAGCCTTCCGGGCACCGGAGCCGGGTCGCTGCCGCGACTGCCGAACCGATCTGATGGAGGCCGCTTAG
- a CDS encoding Uma2 family endonuclease gives MAIAPDDAQRDSVHYLAMRDIVEQMQDSVPGKFEITEEGIVHDMMAPVGPHELTALRVRKRLEKVMPEELVAHTGTPDVEDTPRGILRHPDIMVIAEADMEVVSSIDPRTLIAAIEVVSRSNPDNDWVSKMRDYPLLGIPVYAIFDPRTGTGAVLSDIHPTPEGPRYAVRKDFVYGEDVTIGEWTISTDALPRFV, from the coding sequence ATGGCCATCGCCCCGGACGACGCACAGCGGGACTCGGTCCACTACCTGGCCATGCGCGACATCGTCGAGCAGATGCAGGACAGCGTTCCCGGCAAATTCGAGATCACCGAAGAAGGAATCGTCCACGACATGATGGCGCCCGTCGGACCTCATGAGCTGACGGCGCTGCGCGTTCGGAAACGCCTGGAAAAGGTGATGCCGGAAGAGCTGGTGGCTCATACCGGCACTCCTGACGTGGAGGACACGCCTCGGGGCATTCTGCGTCACCCGGACATCATGGTGATCGCCGAGGCGGACATGGAGGTTGTGAGTTCAATCGATCCCCGTACGCTCATTGCCGCCATTGAAGTCGTCTCACGGTCCAACCCGGACAACGACTGGGTGAGCAAAATGCGGGACTACCCCCTGCTCGGCATCCCCGTCTACGCGATCTTCGACCCCCGCACGGGCACGGGTGCCGTCCTCTCCGACATCCACCCGACGCCGGAGGGCCCGCGTTACGCGGTCCGCAAGGACTTCGTGTACGGCGAGGACGTCACCATCGGCGAGTGGACGATCTCGACGGATGCGCTCCCGCGGTTCGTGTGA
- a CDS encoding Zn-ribbon domain-containing OB-fold protein, protein MTADAVRFDLPEPDAFTRPYWDAAARGQLLLRRCRACGRAHHYPREFCPHCWSEDVAWERASGHATLYTWSVVHRNDLPPFGARVPYTAAVVDLAEGPRMMTEIVDCEEPDLAIGMALRVAFRREEGEEGKETVPVFRPLC, encoded by the coding sequence GTGACCGCGGACGCCGTACGCTTCGACCTCCCCGAGCCCGACGCCTTCACCCGCCCCTACTGGGACGCCGCCGCCCGGGGGCAGTTGCTGCTGCGCCGCTGCCGCGCCTGCGGGCGCGCCCACCACTACCCCCGCGAGTTCTGCCCGCACTGCTGGAGCGAGGACGTCGCCTGGGAACGGGCGAGCGGGCACGCCACGCTCTACACCTGGTCCGTCGTCCACCGCAACGACCTGCCGCCGTTCGGCGCCCGCGTCCCGTACACCGCCGCCGTCGTCGATCTGGCCGAGGGGCCGCGGATGATGACGGAGATCGTGGACTGCGAGGAGCCGGACCTGGCGATCGGCATGGCGCTGCGGGTGGCCTTCCGGCGGGAGGAGGGCGAGGAGGGCAAGGAGACGGTTCCGGTCTTCCGGCCTCTGTGCTGA
- a CDS encoding flavin-containing monooxygenase: protein MSDSTPTAGSSTPAPIDRTEDRPVYVIGGGPGGLAAAAALREQGVRAVVLEKSGNVGASWRRHYDRLHLHTTRRWSALPGLAMPRRFGRWVGRDDVVRYLEKYAEHHELEVVTGVEVSRIDRAPDGTGWQLTATGGRVLTGRAVVVATGHNHTPRIPDWSGRDTFTGDLVHACDYRNPAPYAGRDVLVVGIGNTGAEIAADLVEGGASRVRIAVRTAPHIVRRSTAGWPAQATGILVRRLPVRLVDRAGHLMARIAVPDLSAQGLPRPETGLYSRVKDGAIPVQDVGLIDAVKSGRVVPVAAVESFDEGAVVLADGDRITPDAVIAATGYRRALEGLVGHLGVLDARGRPVVHGGRTPKQAPGLYFTGFTNPISGMFREMALDARKIAKRLAHTG from the coding sequence ATGTCCGACAGCACACCTACCGCCGGTAGCTCCACCCCAGCCCCCATCGACCGCACGGAGGACCGGCCCGTGTACGTCATCGGCGGCGGCCCGGGAGGTCTCGCCGCCGCGGCGGCCCTGCGCGAGCAGGGAGTACGGGCGGTCGTGCTGGAGAAGTCCGGGAACGTGGGGGCCTCCTGGCGCCGCCACTACGACCGGCTGCACCTCCACACGACCCGGCGCTGGTCCGCGCTGCCCGGGCTCGCGATGCCGCGCCGGTTCGGACGCTGGGTGGGCAGGGACGATGTGGTGCGCTACCTGGAGAAGTACGCCGAGCACCACGAACTCGAAGTCGTGACAGGCGTGGAGGTGTCCCGGATCGACCGGGCGCCCGACGGAACCGGCTGGCAGCTGACCGCGACCGGCGGCCGGGTGCTGACCGGCCGGGCCGTCGTCGTGGCCACCGGCCACAACCACACCCCGCGCATCCCCGACTGGTCCGGCCGCGACACCTTCACCGGCGACCTGGTGCACGCCTGCGACTACCGCAACCCCGCCCCGTACGCCGGCAGGGACGTCCTCGTCGTCGGCATCGGCAACACGGGCGCGGAGATCGCCGCCGACCTGGTGGAGGGCGGGGCGTCCCGGGTACGGATCGCCGTGCGCACCGCGCCCCACATCGTGCGCCGCTCGACGGCGGGCTGGCCCGCGCAGGCGACCGGCATCCTGGTACGCAGGCTGCCGGTCCGGCTGGTCGACCGGGCCGGGCACCTGATGGCCAGGATCGCCGTCCCCGACCTCTCCGCGCAGGGCCTCCCGCGTCCGGAAACCGGCCTGTACTCACGGGTCAAGGACGGCGCCATCCCGGTGCAGGACGTGGGGCTGATCGACGCGGTGAAGTCCGGCCGGGTGGTCCCGGTGGCGGCCGTCGAGTCCTTCGACGAGGGCGCGGTGGTGCTGGCCGACGGGGACCGGATCACCCCGGACGCGGTGATCGCTGCGACCGGCTACCGACGGGCCCTGGAGGGGCTGGTCGGCCACCTCGGCGTACTGGACGCCCGGGGCCGCCCGGTGGTGCACGGCGGCCGTACGCCCAAGCAGGCACCCGGGCTCTACTTCACCGGCTTCACCAACCCGATCAGCGGCATGTTCCGCGAAATGGCCCTGGACGCAAGGAAGATCGCCAAGAGACTGGCACACACCGGCTGA